DNA sequence from the Oceanipulchritudo coccoides genome:
CAGTTGCGCCTCATATGTATCCACGCGACGATTCAGGAAGCTGTTGAAGGCAAGAGCCGGGATAGCAATTGAAAGCCCCAGGATAGTGGTCGTCAGGGCAAGGGACACGCCCTCCACAAATGAAGCTGGATCAGGAAGCCCGGTCTCCGGGGATATCTGGCTAAAGACAGTGACCAGGCCGGTCACCGTTCCCAGAAGCCCGAGAAGCGGCGCCGCACTGACGACAATTTCGAGAATGAACAGGCCACGCTCCATCCTTGTTACCTGCAAACGGGTAAACGCTTTCAATTGCTCCGAATCCAGCCGGCCCGAATGGAAGAACTTGACGATTCGGCCGGCGACGGATGATTCGTCTCCTTCACCCGGGATACTTCCCTGACTGAAGGCCACCTCGTAACTGTGGGGAATAATCCGGCTACGGCGAAGCGCGAAGAGACGCTCCAGGATGATCACTGTCGCCAGCAGGGAACACAAACCAAGCGGCCAGGCAAAGATCCCCGCGTTTTCAACCAGTTCACGCATCGAAAGCCTTATTTGCCCGCCATGTAAGGCAGATTTGCCGCAACGGCCTCAACTGACTCAGCGCCGTTAAGAAGATCCTGCAGCGGATCCCATTTGCCATTCACAAGGGCGTTGCGGGCGCCTTCGCGGATTTCACAGGAAATGCTCTTTCCACCAAAGCGGATCACCTTGTTCTCCACGTCGATGGTGATCTCAAGTGACGGATCGTCATTGACTGCAGATCGAAGTGTATCCAGATCATCGCTACTAGCGGTGACGCAAGGCACACCAAGCTGCGTGGAATTTCCGAAGAAGATCTCGGCAAAGCCTTCCGCAATGACCGCACGGAACCCTGCCCGGTATATTGCCTGGGGCGCGTGCTCGCGGCTGCTTCCACAACCGAAGTTGTTACCGCTGATAATAATCCCTGCACCCGCAAAGCGTTCCTCGTTGAGCGGATGCCCGCGCTCGGTGCCGTCCTCATTCATGCGGACGTCGTAGAAGAGGTACTCCCCCAGCCCGTCGAAAGTGACACACTTCATGAAGCGTGCCGGGATGATGCGGTCGGTATCGATGTCATCGCCCGGAACAGGAACTCCGCGGCCGGTGATTTGTGTGATTTTTTCCAATGCCATGATGCTATTGTTCTTTGGACGGCTTAAACGCCGGCAGGTTCAAGAATCCCGAAAACTTCCCGGGCGTCACTGACCTCACCCGTCACTGCAGCTGCGGCAACCATGAGTGGGCTCATCAAAATGGTCCGGCCAGTCACGCTGCCCTGGCGGCCCTTGAAATTCCGGTTGCTGGAGCTTGCACAGAGCTGGTCCCCGACAAGCTTGTCGGGATTCATCGCCAGGCACATCGAGCATCCGGCACCACGCCATTCAAAGCCCGCTTCCTTGAAAATCTTATCCAGTCCGAGTTCCATGGCAATCTTGGCCACTGCCTGGCTACCCGGAACACAGATTGCCTGTACATCCGGATGAACCGTGCGACCTTCGAGGTACTTGGCCACTTCCTTCAAGTCGCTGAGGCGACCGTTGGTACAGGAACCGAGAAAAGCCACATTGACCTTCACGCCCTTGATTGGCGTGCCTCCCTCGAACTTCATGTGCTCGAGAGCTTCCTCAATCCCAGCGCGCTCACTGGCCGTGTTACCCTCTTCGATACGCGGCACCGACTGGTCGATGAATACCGCCTGCCCAGGATTGATTCCCCAGGTCACGGTAGGAGCTATTTCCTCCGCCCGGATGTTAACCACATCATCATACTCGCAGTCCGCGTCAGATGCGAACGACTTCCATCGCTCAACGGCCGCGTCCCAGTCTCCCGCTTTGGGCGCATATGGGCGGCCCTTCAGATATTCGAAAGTGGTCTCGTCCGGATTTACATAACCCACGCGGGCTCCGCCCTCAATGGACATGTTGCAGACGGTCATCCGCTCCTCCATCGTGAAATTGTCAAAGACTTCACCGGCGTACTCATAGGCGTAGCCTGTCCCGCCGTTCACGCCGAGGGTACGGATGATGTGCAGGATCACGTCCTTGGCGTACACACCCGGAGAGAGCTGGCCGTCCACATTGATACGACGCACCTTGAGCTTGTTGAGCGCCATGGTCTGCGTCGCGAGGACATCCCGAACCTGACTTGTCCCGATGCCGAAGGCAATCGCCCCGAATGCGCCGTGCGTCGAGGTGTGGGAATCCCCGCAGGCGATTGTCGTGCCCGGTTGGGTGATCCCCTGCTCAGGCCCGACAATGTGCACAATCCCCTGCATCCCGGTGGTCGTGTCGAAAAAAGTGACGTCGTTGTCCGCACAATTCTTGCGCAGCTCCTCAATCATCGCTTGGGCCAGCGGGTCGCTGTAGGGCTCGTTTGTCTCATTGGTCGGCACAATGTGGTCGACGGTGGCGAATGTCCGCTCCGGGTATTTCACCGGAACGCCCTTTTCACGCAGCATCCCAAAGGCCTGCGGG
Encoded proteins:
- a CDS encoding MotA/TolQ/ExbB proton channel family protein, which translates into the protein MRELVENAGIFAWPLGLCSLLATVIILERLFALRRSRIIPHSYEVAFSQGSIPGEGDESSVAGRIVKFFHSGRLDSEQLKAFTRLQVTRMERGLFILEIVVSAAPLLGLLGTVTGLVTVFSQISPETGLPDPASFVEGVSLALTTTILGLSIAIPALAFNSFLNRRVDTYEAQLEVGVERLIAEMKKSARRP
- the leuC gene encoding 3-isopropylmalate dehydratase large subunit, which produces MGKSLFEKVWDAHAVRDLPNGQTQLLIGTHLIHEVTSPQAFGMLREKGVPVKYPERTFATVDHIVPTNETNEPYSDPLAQAMIEELRKNCADNDVTFFDTTTGMQGIVHIVGPEQGITQPGTTIACGDSHTSTHGAFGAIAFGIGTSQVRDVLATQTMALNKLKVRRINVDGQLSPGVYAKDVILHIIRTLGVNGGTGYAYEYAGEVFDNFTMEERMTVCNMSIEGGARVGYVNPDETTFEYLKGRPYAPKAGDWDAAVERWKSFASDADCEYDDVVNIRAEEIAPTVTWGINPGQAVFIDQSVPRIEEGNTASERAGIEEALEHMKFEGGTPIKGVKVNVAFLGSCTNGRLSDLKEVAKYLEGRTVHPDVQAICVPGSQAVAKIAMELGLDKIFKEAGFEWRGAGCSMCLAMNPDKLVGDQLCASSSNRNFKGRQGSVTGRTILMSPLMVAAAAVTGEVSDAREVFGILEPAGV
- the leuD gene encoding 3-isopropylmalate dehydratase small subunit; amino-acid sequence: MALEKITQITGRGVPVPGDDIDTDRIIPARFMKCVTFDGLGEYLFYDVRMNEDGTERGHPLNEERFAGAGIIISGNNFGCGSSREHAPQAIYRAGFRAVIAEGFAEIFFGNSTQLGVPCVTASSDDLDTLRSAVNDDPSLEITIDVENKVIRFGGKSISCEIREGARNALVNGKWDPLQDLLNGAESVEAVAANLPYMAGK